Proteins co-encoded in one Quercus robur chromosome 8, dhQueRobu3.1, whole genome shotgun sequence genomic window:
- the LOC126696364 gene encoding uncharacterized protein LOC126696364 produces the protein MELWDKKHSLLVDLEIEKRLGANIVIFKVAEIIEKVPKNATYTSLRIQKEILHVFLAKVKKVIREEIGDAKFCIMVDEARDESMKEQMAVVFRYVDAEGFVKERFFGLIHVVDTAASTLKKGIYSFLSQHCLDIQNSRGQGYDGASNMRGMWNGLQVLILNDCPYAYYIHCFAHRLQLALVKTSKQVVSISHFFLKLFFLIKIVNASCKRNEQLKVVNANEITCLIDLEELETGTGLNQIGTLQRPVETRWSSHFRSVSRLLRMFTSNVEVLQNIIDDAIDGEYQAEAESAYDGLTSFEFVFILHLEKETTEITGKLC, from the exons ATGGAGTTGTGGGACAAAAAACATTCATTGTTGGTGgatttagaaattgaaaaaaggttgggggcaaatattgttattttcaag GTTgctgaaataatagaaaaagttcCCAAAAATGCAACCTACACATCACTTAGGATTCAAAAGGAAATTCTTCATGTTTTCTTAGCCAAAGTGAAGAAGGTCATTCGGGAAGAAATTGGTGATGCAAAGTTTTGCATAATGGTTGATGAAGCTCGTGATGAGTCCATGAAAGAGCAAATGGCTGTGGTTTTTAGATATGTTGATGCAGAAGGCTTTGTGAAAGAAcgtttttttgggcttattcaTGTTGTTGACACTGCAGCTTCGACTCTAAAGAAGGGGATATATTCTTTCTTATCTCAACATTGCTTAGATATACAAAATAGTCGAGGGCAAGGATATGATGGAGCAAGCAACATGCGAGGTATGTGGAATGGATTacaagttttgattttgaatgattgcCCATATGCTTACTACATCCATTGTTTTGCACATCGCTTACAATTGGCATTAGTAAAAACATCAAAACAAGTTGTCTCCATTAGTcacttttttcttaaattgttttttctgaTCAAAATTGTTAATGCTTCATGCAAGCGCAATGAGCAATTGAAAGTTGTCAATGCTAACGAAATAACATGTTTGATTGATCTTGAAGAGCTTGAGACTGGAACTGGACTTAATCAAATTGGCACTTTACAACGACCTGTAGAAACACGTTGGAGTTCACATTTTAGATCAGTTTCTAGGTTATTAAGGATGTTTACTTCAAATgttgaagttttacaaaatataattgatgaTGCAATTGATGGAGAATATCAGGCAGAAGCAGAGTCGGCTTATGATGGTTTAACttcatttgaatttgtcttCATCTTGCATCTTGAGAAAGAAACTACGGAGATCACTGGTAAACTTTGTTAA